Proteins encoded within one genomic window of Brachybacterium muris:
- the secG gene encoding preprotein translocase subunit SecG: MDLPLIKLVLQVLLALTSLLLILLVLLHKGRGGGLSDMFGGGVSSTASASGVAERNLNRLTVGMAVAWGAFCIGLGIIERVL; the protein is encoded by the coding sequence GTGGATCTGCCTCTGATCAAGCTCGTCCTGCAGGTTCTGCTGGCCCTGACCAGCCTGCTGCTGATCCTGCTGGTGCTGTTGCACAAGGGACGCGGCGGCGGCCTGTCGGACATGTTCGGTGGCGGCGTGTCCTCCACCGCGAGCGCCTCGGGCGTCGCCGAGCGCAACCTGAACCGCCTCACCGTGGGCATGGCCGTGGCCTGGGGGGCCTTCTGCATCGGCCTGGGGATCATCGAGCGCGTGCTCTGA
- a CDS encoding ATP-binding protein has protein sequence MVPNDATATAATWHPNPRSADPSEANIHRAGLRYPGADLRRLDLVEERGLNRNVIAQLATCSFIQRQQNVVFQGFTGSGKSYLGCALAKQACQHRLRAHYIRMPDLEEAWALAKDKPQGQTKFLRKYSTFSLLVIDEWLLDHPDEGMRSMLLELLERRYDTGSTVFCTQYPKKDWHARLGGAVHADAIMDRIVHNTIWIDTGDRNMREHTALPQ, from the coding sequence GTGGTCCCGAACGACGCCACCGCTACGGCAGCGACGTGGCACCCGAACCCTCGATCAGCGGACCCCAGCGAGGCGAATATTCACCGGGCGGGGCTGCGTTATCCCGGAGCGGACCTGCGGCGGCTGGATCTGGTCGAGGAACGGGGACTGAACCGGAACGTGATCGCGCAACTGGCAACCTGCTCCTTCATCCAGCGGCAACAGAACGTGGTCTTCCAGGGCTTCACCGGCTCAGGGAAGTCCTACCTCGGCTGCGCGCTGGCGAAGCAGGCCTGCCAGCACCGGCTCCGAGCCCACTACATCCGAATGCCCGACCTCGAAGAGGCCTGGGCCCTGGCAAAGGACAAGCCGCAGGGCCAGACGAAGTTCCTGCGGAAGTACTCCACGTTCTCGCTGCTGGTGATCGACGAGTGGCTGCTGGACCATCCTGACGAGGGAATGCGTTCGATGCTGCTGGAACTGCTCGAGCGCCGCTATGACACCGGCTCGACCGTGTTCTGCACCCAGTACCCGAAGAAGGACTGGCACGCCCGGCTCGGTGGAGCAGTCCACGCCGATGCGATCATGGACCGCATCGTGCACAACACAATCTGGATCGACACCGGCGACAGGAACATGCGAGAACACACCGCACTGCCCCAGTGA
- the istA gene encoding IS21 family transposase: protein MVRKIRAKLVLQLRAEGLSGRAISSSQGMSRKSVRAVFEAADAAGIGWGDIADVADEQVYARLFPGRGEHESVFAQPDWEQVHREMARVGVTLKLLHGEYFDATTAAGDPAMGYDRFCRTYQHHVMVTGAASRVGHKAGQSVEVDWSGPTMELADPVTGEVSKVFLFVACLPFSRYAFCFPALDMRQESWLRAHVAMFEALGGTVPRIVPDNLKTGVVKHPREGEIVLNDAYREMAAHYSAAVLPGRVRKPKDKASVENTVAHVATWVIAGLRDQRFTSLPELAAAIGQRMEAYNAEPFQKRPGSRASVFDAEERPLLTPLPAVPYEISTWHYGRRVGRNGHVTFARNFYSAPFAHIGAKVDLRITARTLEIYQGSQRLTSHLLLPETASNEYRTNDADLPAGERFQAWDAQRVRAWADRVGPATVIVIQRIFESVPIVEQGLDPALAVLRLSRRFSVDRVEAACALALTGRVRSPRYAHLHPILATGQDKVAALRPPREEPAEDGGYVRGADYYAGGVR from the coding sequence ATGGTACGGAAGATCAGGGCGAAGCTGGTGCTCCAGCTGCGCGCAGAAGGTCTGTCGGGGCGAGCGATTTCGTCCTCGCAGGGCATGTCCCGCAAGTCCGTGAGGGCGGTGTTCGAGGCCGCTGACGCTGCAGGGATCGGGTGGGGCGATATCGCGGACGTCGCCGATGAGCAGGTGTATGCCCGGTTGTTCCCGGGCCGGGGCGAGCACGAGAGCGTGTTCGCACAGCCGGACTGGGAACAGGTCCATCGAGAGATGGCCAGGGTCGGCGTGACGCTGAAGCTGTTGCACGGCGAGTACTTCGACGCGACCACGGCGGCTGGGGATCCGGCGATGGGGTATGACCGGTTTTGCCGCACCTACCAGCACCACGTCATGGTCACCGGTGCCGCTTCGAGAGTCGGTCACAAGGCCGGCCAGAGCGTGGAGGTCGACTGGTCCGGCCCCACGATGGAGCTGGCCGATCCGGTCACCGGCGAGGTCTCGAAGGTGTTCTTGTTCGTTGCCTGCCTGCCTTTTTCTCGTTACGCGTTCTGCTTCCCGGCGCTGGATATGCGCCAGGAGTCCTGGCTGCGAGCGCACGTAGCGATGTTCGAGGCGCTGGGCGGGACGGTCCCGAGGATCGTTCCGGACAACCTCAAGACCGGTGTGGTGAAGCACCCCCGCGAGGGCGAGATCGTCCTGAACGATGCGTATCGCGAGATGGCAGCGCATTACTCGGCGGCGGTGCTCCCGGGGAGGGTGCGGAAACCGAAAGACAAGGCGAGCGTGGAGAACACCGTCGCGCACGTCGCGACCTGGGTCATCGCCGGGCTGCGGGATCAGCGATTCACGTCCCTGCCCGAACTTGCAGCCGCCATCGGGCAGCGGATGGAGGCCTATAACGCGGAGCCGTTCCAGAAGCGGCCCGGATCCCGCGCCAGCGTGTTCGACGCGGAGGAGCGGCCGCTGCTGACGCCGCTGCCGGCGGTGCCCTACGAGATCTCGACATGGCACTACGGACGACGAGTGGGCAGGAACGGGCACGTCACGTTCGCGCGGAACTTCTACTCCGCGCCGTTCGCGCACATCGGCGCGAAGGTCGATCTGCGCATCACGGCCCGGACGCTGGAGATCTATCAGGGCAGCCAGCGACTGACCAGTCACCTGCTGCTCCCGGAGACCGCGAGCAATGAGTACCGCACCAACGACGCGGACCTACCTGCGGGCGAGCGTTTCCAGGCCTGGGACGCGCAGAGGGTGCGGGCGTGGGCAGATCGGGTCGGGCCGGCCACGGTGATCGTGATCCAGCGGATCTTCGAGTCCGTGCCGATCGTGGAACAGGGCCTGGATCCCGCGTTGGCGGTGCTACGGCTCTCTCGCCGCTTCTCCGTAGATCGGGTCGAGGCGGCCTGCGCACTCGCGCTGACGGGACGGGTCCGTTCACCGCGCTATGCGCATCTGCACCCGATCTTGGCCACCGGGCAGGACAAGGTCGCCGCCCTGCGTCCACCCCGCGAGGAACCCGCGGAAGACGGCGGATACGTCCGTGGCGCCGACTACTACGCCGGAGGTGTCCGGTGA